In one Nicotiana tomentosiformis chromosome 6, ASM39032v3, whole genome shotgun sequence genomic region, the following are encoded:
- the LOC117281419 gene encoding uncharacterized protein: MGELEREDIAAALLLSWLKYTAVSKQDVQNMATIFYEKKESKKLQKSRRKISKPIPKKIRISPSTLTNLPSLPPVQNLRGIIGTICSDPFQKQLTKSDVDEHQGRLLLNNEDARSKLLPLLNGVVLLGSWRQFVKDHKLKENDYVTVWMFRHRESDGLCFAITWKSYNYHLVLKLRAFFFGKGHICSLLLEIELQG, from the exons ATGGGGGAACTAGAAAGAGAAGATATTGCTGCTGCTTTACTTCTTTCTTGGTTGAAATACACTGCTGTTAGTAAGCAAGATGTCCAAAATATGGCCACCATTTTTTATGAGAAAAAAGAGTCCAAGAAATTGCAAAAATCAAGAAGAAAAATTTCAAAGCCAATTCCAAAAAAGATTCGAATTTCACCCTCTACATTGACAAATTTACCAAGTTTGCCCCCAGTTCAGAATTTGAGAGGAATAATTGGTACTATATGTAGTGATCCTTTTCAGAAGCAATTGACAAAATCTGATGTTGATGAGCATCAGGGGAGGCTATTATTGAACAATGAAGATGCGAGGAGTAAATTATTACCATTATTGAATG GAGTTGTGCTTTTAGGAAGTTGGAGACAGTTTGTTAAAGATCATAAGTTGAAAGAAAATGATTATGTTACTGTTTGGATGTTTAGACATAGAGAAAGTGATGGCCTTTGCTTTGCTATAACTTGGAAGAG TTACAATTATCATCTGGTACTCAAGTTGAGAGCTTTCTTCTTTGGAAAGGGTCACATTTGCTCATTACTCTTAGAAATTGAGCTCCAAGGCTAA
- the LOC104116040 gene encoding probable lactoylglutathione lyase, chloroplastic isoform X1 yields MVRIIPMASSIRPSLSSLNKFSGTSRFCVSLLSHNSQRKFGSFHLGSAIPQLQSFGLKASKLLREKGGGLSVSAAGNMAHASTATTQENVLEWVKQDKRRMLHVVYRVGDLEKTIKFYTECLGMKLLRKRDIPEERYTNAFLGYGPEDSHFVIELTYNYGVDKYDIGSGFGHFGIAVEDVSKTVELVKAKGGKVSREPGPVKGGKTVIAFIEDPDGYKFELLERGPTPEPLCQVMLRVGDLDRAINFYEKAYGMKLLRTRDNPEYKYTIAMLGYGPEDTSSVMELTYNYGVTEYDKGNAYAQIAIGTDDVYKTAEAIRLCGGKITREPGPLPGISTKIVACLDPDGWKSVFVDNVDFLKELE; encoded by the exons atggtgAGGATAATACCTATGGCCTCTTCAATTAGGCCTTCACTTTCATCCCTAAATAAATTTTCTGGGACTTCAAGATTCTGTGTTTCGCTTCTTTCTCATAATTCTCAACGAAAGTTCGGTTCTTTTCATCTGGGTAGTG CAATTCCACAGTTGCAATCTTTTGGCCTTAAAGCTTCTAAGCTGTTAAGAGAAAAGGGAGGCGGTTTGTCGGTCAGTGCTGCGGGAAATATGGCACATGCAAGCACTGCTACGACCCAAGAAAATGTCCTAGAGTGGGTCAAGCAGGACAAGAGAAGAATGCTTCATGTAGTTTACCGTGTTGGGGACCTTGAAAAGACGATAAA ATTCTATACAGAGTGCTTAGGGATGAAATTATTGAGAAAGCGTGACATCCCTGAGGAAAGATACACAAATGCATTTCTAGGATATGGACCAGAGGACTCTCATTTTGTTATTGAACTCACATACA ATTATGGAGTTGACAAGTATGATATCGGATCTGGGTTTGGCCATTTCGGAATTGCTGTAGAGGAT GTTTCAAAGACTGTGGAACTCGTAAAGGCTAAGGGAGGGAAAGTAAGCAGGGAACCAGGTCCTGTTAAAGGAGGGAAGACAGTTATTGCATTTATTGAAGATCCTGATGGTTACAAGTTTGAACTTTTAGAGAGGGGTCCAACACCCGAGCCCCTATGCCAAGTAATGCTTCGAGTCGGAGATCTTGACCGCGCCATAAATTTTTATGAGAAG GCTTATGGTATGAAGCTTCTCCGCACACGTGACAACCCGGAATACAAG TATACAATAGCAATGCTGGGATATGGTCCAGAAGACACGAGTTCTGTGATGGAGTTGACATATAATTATGGTGTCACTGAATATGACAAGGGAAATGCATATGCACAG ATAGCTATAGGCACAGATGATGTGTACAAGACCGCAGAAGCAATCAGACTGTGTGGTGGAAAGATTACGAGGGAACCAGGACCGCTACCTGGTATCAGCACCAAGATTGTAGCATGCCTAGATCCTGATGGTTGGAAATCG GTTTTTGTTGACAATGTAGATTTTCTCAAGGAATTGGAGTAA
- the LOC104116040 gene encoding probable lactoylglutathione lyase, chloroplastic isoform X2: MVRIIPMASSIRPSLSSLNKFSGTSRFCVSLLSHNSQRKFGSFHLGTIPQLQSFGLKASKLLREKGGGLSVSAAGNMAHASTATTQENVLEWVKQDKRRMLHVVYRVGDLEKTIKFYTECLGMKLLRKRDIPEERYTNAFLGYGPEDSHFVIELTYNYGVDKYDIGSGFGHFGIAVEDVSKTVELVKAKGGKVSREPGPVKGGKTVIAFIEDPDGYKFELLERGPTPEPLCQVMLRVGDLDRAINFYEKAYGMKLLRTRDNPEYKYTIAMLGYGPEDTSSVMELTYNYGVTEYDKGNAYAQIAIGTDDVYKTAEAIRLCGGKITREPGPLPGISTKIVACLDPDGWKSVFVDNVDFLKELE, from the exons atggtgAGGATAATACCTATGGCCTCTTCAATTAGGCCTTCACTTTCATCCCTAAATAAATTTTCTGGGACTTCAAGATTCTGTGTTTCGCTTCTTTCTCATAATTCTCAACGAAAGTTCGGTTCTTTTCATCTGGGTA CAATTCCACAGTTGCAATCTTTTGGCCTTAAAGCTTCTAAGCTGTTAAGAGAAAAGGGAGGCGGTTTGTCGGTCAGTGCTGCGGGAAATATGGCACATGCAAGCACTGCTACGACCCAAGAAAATGTCCTAGAGTGGGTCAAGCAGGACAAGAGAAGAATGCTTCATGTAGTTTACCGTGTTGGGGACCTTGAAAAGACGATAAA ATTCTATACAGAGTGCTTAGGGATGAAATTATTGAGAAAGCGTGACATCCCTGAGGAAAGATACACAAATGCATTTCTAGGATATGGACCAGAGGACTCTCATTTTGTTATTGAACTCACATACA ATTATGGAGTTGACAAGTATGATATCGGATCTGGGTTTGGCCATTTCGGAATTGCTGTAGAGGAT GTTTCAAAGACTGTGGAACTCGTAAAGGCTAAGGGAGGGAAAGTAAGCAGGGAACCAGGTCCTGTTAAAGGAGGGAAGACAGTTATTGCATTTATTGAAGATCCTGATGGTTACAAGTTTGAACTTTTAGAGAGGGGTCCAACACCCGAGCCCCTATGCCAAGTAATGCTTCGAGTCGGAGATCTTGACCGCGCCATAAATTTTTATGAGAAG GCTTATGGTATGAAGCTTCTCCGCACACGTGACAACCCGGAATACAAG TATACAATAGCAATGCTGGGATATGGTCCAGAAGACACGAGTTCTGTGATGGAGTTGACATATAATTATGGTGTCACTGAATATGACAAGGGAAATGCATATGCACAG ATAGCTATAGGCACAGATGATGTGTACAAGACCGCAGAAGCAATCAGACTGTGTGGTGGAAAGATTACGAGGGAACCAGGACCGCTACCTGGTATCAGCACCAAGATTGTAGCATGCCTAGATCCTGATGGTTGGAAATCG GTTTTTGTTGACAATGTAGATTTTCTCAAGGAATTGGAGTAA